One Bacillus sp. FJAT-52991 genomic region harbors:
- the dnaN gene encoding DNA polymerase III subunit beta yields MKFSIQKDRFAQSVQDVLKAISSRTTIPILTGIKIDAGTEGIKLTGSDSDISIESFIPKEEEEILLADIKQTGSVVLNARFFNEIVKKLPSDTIEIEVISSFQTVIRSGQAEFNLNGLDPEEYPHLPRIEEEEVFTLPTDLLKAMVRQTVFAVSTSETRPILTGVNWRVENGVLSCIATDSHRLALRQAAVETMSGAEYNVVIPGKSLSELSKILDDSQDVVEIVITENQVLFRAKHLLFFSRLLEGNYPDTSRLIPTDSKTKLELNAKEFLQAIDRASLLAREGRNNVVKLSMIGEEMIEISSNSPEIGKVTEQVKSHAVEGEELKISFSAKYMMDALKALEGTEINIQFAGAMRPFVIRPQHDDSTLQLILPVRTY; encoded by the coding sequence ATGAAATTTTCAATTCAAAAAGATCGGTTTGCTCAAAGTGTACAAGATGTTTTGAAAGCGATCAGTTCAAGAACAACGATTCCTATTTTAACAGGGATAAAAATAGATGCAGGTACAGAGGGAATTAAATTAACAGGTAGTGATTCTGATATTTCCATTGAATCTTTTATTCCAAAAGAAGAAGAGGAAATTCTTCTAGCTGATATTAAACAAACAGGATCTGTTGTGTTAAATGCCCGTTTTTTCAATGAAATTGTCAAAAAGCTACCGTCAGATACAATTGAAATCGAAGTAATTTCATCTTTTCAAACAGTGATTCGCTCTGGTCAAGCAGAATTTAATCTAAATGGTTTAGATCCAGAAGAATATCCTCATTTGCCACGCATTGAAGAAGAGGAAGTGTTCACATTACCTACTGATTTATTGAAGGCAATGGTCAGACAAACCGTATTTGCAGTGTCCACGTCAGAAACACGCCCCATCTTGACAGGTGTAAACTGGCGAGTCGAAAATGGAGTATTAAGCTGTATTGCAACAGATAGTCACAGATTAGCTTTAAGACAAGCAGCTGTTGAAACGATGTCAGGTGCGGAATACAATGTGGTCATTCCAGGGAAGAGCTTAAGTGAACTAAGCAAAATTTTAGATGATAGCCAAGATGTTGTTGAAATTGTCATTACTGAAAATCAAGTCTTGTTCCGTGCGAAACATTTATTATTTTTCTCAAGACTTTTAGAGGGAAATTATCCTGACACTAGCCGCTTAATTCCTACGGATAGCAAAACAAAGTTAGAATTAAACGCAAAAGAATTTTTACAGGCAATTGATCGAGCTTCTCTGTTAGCGAGAGAAGGTCGAAATAACGTGGTAAAACTATCGATGATCGGAGAAGAAATGATTGAAATTTCCTCGAATTCCCCTGAAATCGGTAAAGTGACGGAACAAGTGAAAAGTCACGCAGTAGAAGGTGAAGAACTAAAAATCTCTTTCAGTGCCAAATATATGATGGATGCTCTAAAGGCACTTGAAGGAACAGAAATTAACATCCAGTTCGCAGGCGCAATGAGACCTTTTGTTATTCGTCCACAACACGATGACTCGACGCTACAATTAATCTTGCCTGTTAGAACGTATTAA
- the yaaA gene encoding S4 domain-containing protein YaaA, which yields MENKIVIETEYIVLGQFLKLAEVIQTGGMAKWFLSEHEVYVNGEIDQRRGRKLRVGDTIEIPGFGVFVIADS from the coding sequence ATGGAAAATAAAATAGTGATTGAAACGGAATATATTGTTCTTGGGCAATTTTTAAAACTTGCTGAAGTCATTCAAACAGGTGGAATGGCAAAGTGGTTTTTGAGTGAGCATGAAGTGTATGTGAACGGTGAAATCGATCAACGTAGAGGTAGAAAATTGCGAGTAGGCGATACAATAGAAATACCTGGATTTGGTGTTTTTGTTATAGCGGATTCATAA
- the recF gene encoding DNA replication/repair protein RecF (All proteins in this family for which functions are known are DNA-binding proteins that assist the filamentation of RecA onto DNA for the initiation of recombination or recombinational repair.), which yields MHIKELHLENYRNYLNLDVEFENKVNVFLGENAQGKTNVMESIYVLAMAKSHRTSNDKDLIRWEADYAKIKGRVEKSRNSVPLELVISKKGKKAKCNHLEQQRLSQYIGNMNVVMFAPEDLHLVKGNPQVRRRFIDMEIGQVSPVYLHDINQYHKVLQQRNHYLKQLQIKKTADYTMLDVLTEQLIDLAVKIVRKRFDFIHLLQDWASTIHSGISRGVEKLNIIYEPSVGVSEENDWSKMVSIFEEKYHSQRQKEIERGVTLSGPHRDDLVFHVNEKNVQTFGSQGQQRTTALSVKLAEIELIHSEIKEYPILLLDDVLSELDDYRQSHLLNTIQGKVQTFVTTTSTEGIHHQTLQEASTFTVEAGTMTQIK from the coding sequence ATGCACATTAAAGAACTGCATTTAGAAAATTATAGAAACTATCTAAACTTAGATGTTGAATTTGAAAATAAAGTAAATGTTTTTCTTGGAGAAAATGCTCAAGGGAAAACAAATGTAATGGAATCTATTTATGTGCTTGCTATGGCAAAATCTCATCGTACCTCGAATGATAAAGATTTAATTCGCTGGGAAGCGGATTATGCTAAAATAAAAGGTAGAGTAGAAAAATCTCGAAATTCTGTCCCGTTAGAATTAGTTATTTCTAAAAAAGGGAAGAAAGCGAAGTGCAATCATTTAGAGCAGCAACGCCTTAGTCAGTATATAGGGAATATGAATGTTGTCATGTTTGCTCCAGAGGATCTCCATCTTGTGAAGGGAAATCCTCAAGTGAGAAGGCGTTTTATAGATATGGAAATTGGTCAAGTATCACCGGTGTATCTTCATGATATTAATCAATATCATAAAGTGTTACAACAGCGAAATCATTATTTAAAGCAATTACAAATCAAAAAAACAGCTGATTACACAATGTTGGATGTTTTAACAGAGCAATTGATTGATCTAGCTGTGAAGATTGTGAGAAAACGCTTTGACTTTATTCACTTACTTCAAGATTGGGCAAGCACCATTCATTCTGGTATTTCGCGAGGAGTAGAAAAATTAAATATTATATACGAACCGTCTGTCGGGGTATCAGAAGAGAATGATTGGTCAAAAATGGTGAGTATATTTGAAGAAAAATATCATTCGCAAAGACAAAAAGAAATTGAACGAGGCGTTACCCTTAGTGGACCACATCGAGATGATCTCGTCTTTCATGTGAACGAAAAGAATGTTCAAACATTTGGTTCTCAAGGACAACAAAGAACAACGGCACTATCTGTGAAATTAGCGGAGATTGAATTGATTCACTCTGAAATCAAGGAGTACCCCATTCTTTTATTGGATGATGTGTTGTCAGAGCTTGACGATTATCGACAGTCTCATTTGCTAAACACGATCCAAGGGAAGGTTCAAACATTCGTTACGACAACGAGCACAGAAGGAATCCATCATCAAACTTTGCAAGAAGCGTCCACCTTTACAGTTGAAGCTGGCACGATGACACAAATAAAGTGA
- the remB gene encoding extracellular matrix regulator RemB, whose product MYVHIGDATILRTNDIIAIVDQQTIDLTSEQAIGIIYDDTLLTNGNFKSIVVTDNQLYLSSFSSNTLKKGYSIIICKSLGDKNFTGGF is encoded by the coding sequence ATGTATGTTCACATTGGAGATGCCACCATCCTTCGAACAAACGATATTATTGCCATCGTTGATCAGCAAACGATAGATTTAACTTCGGAACAAGCGATAGGTATTATTTATGATGACACTTTATTAACAAACGGAAATTTTAAATCAATTGTTGTCACAGACAACCAATTATATCTTTCGTCGTTTTCATCAAACACATTAAAAAAAGGATATTCGATAATTATTTGCAAAAGCCTGGGAGATAAAAATTTTACAGGAGGCTTTTGA
- the gyrB gene encoding DNA topoisomerase (ATP-hydrolyzing) subunit B, with protein MEQKNTTNQPSYDENQIQVLEGLEAVRKRPGMYIGSTSGKGLHHLVWEIVDNSIDEALAGYCNEIRVTIEEDNSITVKDNGRGIPVGIQEKMGRPAVEVILTVLHAGGKFGGGGYKVSGGLHGVGASVVNALSTQLEVYVHRDGQVHYQSYKRGVPEEDLKVIGETDYTGTTIQFRPDPEIFTETLVYDYDTLANRLRELAFLNRGIKIIIEDKREEGKMNEYYYEGGIKSYVEHLNRTKEVIHSEPIYMEGTKEGISVEISLQYNEGFTSNIYSFANNINTHEGGTHESGFKTALTRVINDYARKHGLIKEADQNLSGEDVREGLTAIVSVKHPDPQFEGQTKTKLGNSETRAVTDSVFSARFESFLLENPVVARKIVDKGQMAARARLAAKKARELTRRKSALEVSSLPGKLADCSSRDPEISEIYVVEGDSAGGSAKQGRDRHFQAILPLRGKIINVEKARLDKILSNNEIRTIITALGTGIGEDFDISKARYHKLVIMTDADVDGAHIRTLLLTFFFRYMRQLIEAGYVYIAQPPLYKITVGKKIDYAYNDRQLEEILAELPANTKPGLQRYKGLGEMNPEQLWETTMNPETRTLLQVSLKDAIEADETFEILMGDRVEPRRQFIEENALSVKNLDI; from the coding sequence ATGGAACAAAAAAATACAACGAACCAGCCTTCTTATGATGAAAACCAGATACAAGTTTTAGAGGGTCTTGAAGCTGTTCGAAAACGTCCAGGGATGTATATTGGCTCAACAAGCGGAAAAGGGTTACATCACCTTGTGTGGGAGATTGTAGATAATAGTATTGATGAAGCATTAGCAGGTTACTGTAATGAAATTCGTGTGACGATCGAAGAAGATAACAGCATTACGGTGAAAGATAATGGTCGTGGGATTCCAGTCGGTATTCAAGAAAAAATGGGTCGTCCGGCTGTAGAGGTTATTTTAACCGTACTTCATGCCGGCGGAAAATTCGGCGGCGGCGGATATAAAGTATCTGGAGGTCTTCATGGAGTAGGAGCATCTGTCGTTAACGCGTTGTCTACTCAACTAGAGGTGTACGTTCATCGGGATGGACAAGTTCATTATCAATCTTATAAACGTGGGGTTCCTGAGGAAGATCTAAAAGTAATCGGGGAAACTGATTATACAGGCACGACGATTCAATTCCGTCCAGATCCGGAAATTTTCACAGAAACATTAGTCTATGATTATGATACGTTAGCGAATCGTCTTCGCGAATTAGCCTTCTTAAATCGTGGCATTAAAATTATCATTGAGGATAAGCGAGAAGAAGGCAAAATGAATGAGTACTATTATGAAGGCGGGATTAAATCTTATGTTGAACATTTAAACCGCACGAAAGAAGTCATTCATAGTGAACCGATTTACATGGAAGGGACAAAAGAAGGAATATCTGTAGAGATCTCTTTGCAGTACAATGAGGGATTCACTAGCAATATTTATTCTTTTGCCAATAATATTAATACTCATGAAGGTGGAACACATGAGTCTGGGTTTAAAACAGCATTAACTCGCGTCATTAATGATTATGCCCGTAAGCATGGTTTGATCAAAGAAGCAGATCAAAATCTGTCTGGAGAAGACGTACGTGAAGGACTAACAGCCATTGTGTCTGTGAAACATCCAGACCCTCAATTTGAAGGACAGACGAAAACGAAGTTAGGCAACTCTGAAACAAGAGCTGTGACGGATTCTGTTTTCTCTGCTCGTTTTGAGTCCTTTTTGCTAGAGAACCCAGTTGTTGCTCGCAAAATTGTCGATAAAGGGCAAATGGCTGCTCGTGCTAGGCTTGCTGCGAAAAAGGCAAGAGAATTAACTCGTAGAAAGAGCGCTTTAGAAGTATCAAGTCTACCAGGTAAACTTGCGGATTGTTCCTCGCGTGATCCAGAAATCAGCGAGATTTATGTCGTTGAGGGTGACTCAGCAGGGGGATCAGCGAAGCAAGGTCGTGATCGCCATTTCCAAGCAATTTTGCCGTTAAGAGGAAAGATTATTAATGTAGAGAAAGCACGATTGGATAAAATTTTATCTAACAATGAGATTCGTACCATTATTACTGCTCTAGGTACGGGAATTGGAGAGGATTTCGATATCTCTAAAGCTCGTTACCATAAATTGGTCATCATGACAGATGCCGATGTAGACGGTGCTCACATTCGCACGTTGCTGCTTACATTCTTCTTCCGCTATATGAGACAACTCATTGAAGCGGGTTATGTATATATTGCCCAGCCACCTTTATATAAAATCACGGTAGGGAAAAAGATAGACTATGCTTACAATGACCGTCAATTAGAAGAAATTCTAGCTGAACTACCGGCTAATACAAAGCCAGGCCTTCAGCGATATAAAGGTCTTGGAGAAATGAATCCAGAGCAGCTTTGGGAAACAACGATGAATCCGGAGACAAGAACATTACTTCAAGTCAGCTTGAAAGATGCGATTGAGGCGGATGAAACGTTTGAAATTCTTATGGGGGATCGCGTCGAGCCGCGCCGTCAATTTATTGAAGAAAATGCCCTTTCTGTGAAAAACTTAGATATATAA
- the gyrA gene encoding DNA gyrase subunit A: MAETPNSQVTEINISQEMRSSFLDYAMSVIVSRALPDVRDGLKPVHRRILYAMNDLGMTADKAYKKSARIVGEVIGKYHPHGDSAVYDTMVRMAQDFSYRYMLVDGHGNFGSVDGDAAAAMRYTEARMSKISMELLRDINKDTIDYKDNYDGSEKEPAVLPARFPNLLVNGTSGIAVGMATNIPPHQLGEVIDGIVALSHNPDLNILELMEYIPGPDFPTAGMIMGRSGIRRAYETGKGSIVIRAKVDIEQKASGKETIIVTELPYQVNKAKLIEKIAELVRDKKIEGITDLRDESDRKGMRIVMEVRKDTNSSVLLNNLYKHTAMQTSFGINVLALVDGQPKVLNLKECLYYYLEHQKVIIRRRTEFELRKAEARAHILEGLRIALDHIDEIIALIRGSQTTDIARQGLMDNFSLSEKQAQAILDMRLQRLTGLEREKIEEEYQNLLTLIAELKAILADEEKILEIIREELLEIKQRFNDERRTEIMDAGVEGIMDEDLIPREQVVVTLTHNGYVKRLPASTYRSQKRGGRGIQGMGTNEDDFVEHLLTTSTHDTILFFTNKGKVYRLKGYQIPEYSRTAKGIPLINLLEVEKGEWVNTMIRVEEFTADSYLFFATKSGIVKRTLLADYANIRTNGLRALNLREDDELISVRLTDGKQQIVMGTKDGMLIRFAEEDVREMGRVSTGVKGIRLSPDDAVVGMELLHENDYVLIVTENGYGKRTPESEYRIQTRGGKGLKTCNVTEKNGPLVAVKTVTGEEDLMLITLGGVLIRMDVNDISITGRNTQGVKLIRLDDNETVATVTKIAKEEEEEETQEDSTEEESASIE; encoded by the coding sequence ATGGCTGAAACGCCTAATTCTCAAGTAACAGAGATTAATATTAGCCAAGAAATGCGCTCATCCTTTTTAGATTATGCAATGAGTGTCATTGTGTCTCGTGCCTTGCCGGATGTACGAGATGGATTAAAGCCTGTTCACCGCCGAATTTTATATGCGATGAATGATCTTGGCATGACGGCTGATAAAGCGTATAAAAAATCTGCTCGTATCGTTGGTGAAGTCATCGGTAAATACCATCCTCATGGTGATTCAGCTGTATATGATACAATGGTACGGATGGCACAGGATTTTAGCTATCGTTATATGCTTGTCGATGGACATGGAAACTTTGGATCAGTTGATGGCGATGCAGCAGCGGCTATGCGTTATACAGAAGCCCGCATGTCCAAGATTTCAATGGAATTATTACGTGATATCAACAAAGATACAATTGATTATAAAGATAACTATGACGGATCTGAGAAAGAGCCTGCCGTACTTCCAGCGAGATTCCCTAATCTGTTAGTGAACGGAACGTCTGGCATTGCCGTGGGGATGGCGACGAACATTCCCCCTCATCAGCTTGGAGAAGTAATAGACGGTATTGTTGCATTAAGTCACAATCCAGACTTGAATATTCTTGAGCTCATGGAGTATATTCCAGGACCGGATTTTCCAACGGCAGGTATGATCATGGGGAGAAGCGGGATTCGTCGAGCCTATGAAACAGGTAAAGGTTCGATCGTGATTCGAGCGAAAGTGGACATTGAACAAAAAGCAAGCGGCAAAGAAACAATTATTGTCACAGAGCTTCCTTACCAAGTAAATAAAGCGAAGTTAATTGAAAAAATTGCCGAACTCGTACGCGACAAGAAAATTGAAGGTATTACGGATTTGCGCGACGAATCCGATCGTAAAGGTATGCGAATTGTCATGGAAGTCCGCAAAGACACGAATTCTAGTGTACTTTTAAATAATTTATATAAGCATACTGCTATGCAAACAAGTTTCGGAATTAATGTACTAGCGCTTGTTGATGGGCAACCTAAAGTTTTAAATCTTAAAGAGTGTTTATATTATTATCTTGAACATCAAAAAGTGATTATTCGTCGACGGACAGAATTTGAGCTGAGAAAAGCAGAAGCAAGAGCGCATATTTTAGAAGGACTACGCATTGCTCTTGACCACATTGACGAAATTATTGCCTTAATTCGTGGTTCACAAACAACCGACATCGCAAGACAAGGATTAATGGATAATTTCTCTCTATCTGAAAAGCAGGCACAAGCGATCCTAGATATGCGACTGCAACGTTTGACAGGGCTTGAACGAGAAAAAATCGAAGAAGAATATCAAAATCTTTTAACGTTAATTGCTGAACTAAAAGCCATTTTAGCGGATGAAGAAAAAATATTGGAAATTATCCGCGAAGAGCTATTAGAAATTAAACAACGCTTTAATGATGAACGTCGCACAGAAATCATGGATGCTGGCGTCGAAGGAATTATGGATGAAGATCTTATTCCGCGTGAGCAAGTGGTTGTGACGTTAACACATAACGGCTATGTGAAGCGTTTGCCGGCTTCGACTTATCGCAGTCAGAAGCGTGGAGGTCGCGGCATTCAAGGGATGGGAACGAATGAAGATGACTTTGTAGAGCATCTATTAACGACATCGACTCATGACACGATCTTATTCTTCACTAACAAAGGGAAAGTATACCGCTTAAAAGGGTATCAAATCCCTGAATATAGTCGAACAGCTAAAGGAATTCCGCTCATTAACCTATTAGAGGTCGAGAAGGGTGAGTGGGTGAATACGATGATTCGTGTGGAAGAATTCACAGCTGATTCTTACTTATTCTTTGCTACAAAATCAGGCATTGTCAAACGGACATTGCTCGCTGATTATGCGAATATCCGGACAAACGGCTTACGTGCATTGAATTTACGAGAAGATGATGAATTGATTTCGGTTCGCCTGACAGATGGGAAGCAACAGATTGTTATGGGAACAAAAGATGGCATGCTGATTCGCTTTGCAGAAGAAGATGTCCGTGAAATGGGACGTGTATCAACCGGTGTGAAAGGAATACGACTTTCACCAGATGATGCTGTCGTTGGAATGGAGCTTTTACATGAAAATGATTACGTCCTCATTGTCACGGAAAATGGTTATGGAAAGCGCACTCCTGAAAGTGAATATCGCATTCAAACAAGGGGCGGTAAAGGATTGAAGACATGTAACGTTACCGAAAAGAATGGACCTCTTGTAGCTGTGAAAACCGTTACCGGTGAAGAAGACTTAATGTTAATTACTCTCGGCGGTGTCCTGATTCGAATGGATGTAAATGATATTTCAATTACTGGACGAAACACACAGGGTGTGAAGCTGATCCGGCTAGATGACAATGAGACCGTAGCAACTGTCACAAAAATTGCCAAAGAAGAAGAAGAAGAAGAAACACAAGAGGATTCAACTGAAGAGGAAAGTGCATCCATTGAATAA
- a CDS encoding IS3 family transposase (programmed frameshift) — protein MSKYTVDDKLKAVERYLTGKEGYKTIAESIGTVKSLVITWVKLFEAQGIEGFNKGYTSYSSQFKLDVLNFMNETGASLRETASTFNISSPSTIHKWDQLLKTEGLDALKPKKKGRPSMKKETNKLPPAEGSVEALQAKIERLEMENAYFKKVEYFSSNAGKITNKIKAQVIFELKCQYDVVDLVEVAGIPRSTYYYWEKRLNRVDKYADVKEAIKKIYHEHKGRYGYRRITKELKKYGFTHDPKTINRLMNELSLKCMVRMKKYRSYKGNVGKIAPNVLQRDFHANKMNQKWVTDVTEFHLFGEKRYLSPVLDLCNGEIIAYKVMSRPVYQLVGDMLDEAIKRLKPEDKLILHSDQGWHYQMKKYQKTLQDHQIIQSMSRKGNCLDNAVIENFFGLLKSELLYLQEFESMEHFEKELEDYIEYYNHKRMKAKLKDLSPVEYRTQVLEAA, from the exons ATGTCTAAGTATACAGTAGACGATAAATTAAAAGCGGTAGAACGTTATTTAACTGGTAAGGAAGGTTATAAAACCATTGCAGAAAGCATTGGCACAGTGAAATCATTAGTTATTACCTGGGTGAAATTGTTTGAAGCGCAAGGCATTGAAGGTTTTAACAAGGGCTATACAAGTTACTCCAGTCAGTTTAAACTAGACGTACTCAATTTTATGAACGAAACGGGCGCGTCTCTTCGAGAAACTGCAAGCACATTTAATATTTCTTCCCCCAGTACTATTCATAAATGGGATCAGTTGCTTAAGACAGAAGGATTGGACGCGCTAAAACCAAAGAAAAAGGGGCGTCCATCTATGAAGAAAGAAACAAATAAATTGCCACCAGCTGAAGGATCAGTAGAAGCGTTACAAGCGAAGATTGAGCGTTTAGAAATGGAGAATGCTTACT TTAAAAAAGTTGAATACTTTAGTTCAAATGCAGGAAAAATTACAAACAAAATCAAAGCGCAAGTAATTTTCGAATTAAAGTGTCAGTATGACGTTGTGGATTTAGTTGAAGTCGCAGGTATTCCACGCAGCACTTATTATTATTGGGAAAAAAGATTAAACCGAGTGGATAAATACGCCGATGTAAAAGAGGCAATTAAGAAGATTTATCATGAACACAAAGGTCGATACGGGTATCGTCGCATCACAAAAGAGCTGAAGAAATATGGTTTTACACATGATCCGAAGACCATCAATCGTTTAATGAATGAACTTAGCTTAAAATGCATGGTACGTATGAAGAAGTACCGTTCTTATAAAGGAAACGTAGGTAAAATCGCGCCGAACGTATTACAACGTGATTTTCACGCAAACAAAATGAATCAAAAATGGGTAACAGATGTGACTGAATTCCATCTATTTGGAGAAAAGCGTTATCTATCTCCTGTTCTCGATTTGTGTAATGGCGAAATTATTGCGTACAAAGTTATGAGTAGACCCGTTTATCAACTCGTGGGTGATATGTTAGATGAGGCGATTAAACGTTTGAAACCAGAAGATAAGCTCATTCTTCATTCCGATCAGGGCTGGCATTATCAAATGAAAAAGTATCAGAAAACATTACAAGATCACCAAATTATACAAAGTATGTCCCGTAAGGGCAACTGCCTAGATAATGCCGTAATTGAAAATTTCTTCGGCTTATTAAAGTCTGAGCTACTATACTTACAAGAGTTTGAGAGTATGGAGCATTTTGAAAAAGAGTTGGAAGATTATATTGAGTATTACAATCACAAACGAATGAAGGCAAAATTAAAAGACCTGAGCCCAGTAGAATACCGAACTCAAGTCTTAGAAGCTGCCTAA
- a CDS encoding HD-GYP domain-containing protein has translation MYIKVEELRAGDLLQDDVMGKTSCPLIAKNTILTDRHIELLKAFLIEEVDIQTDGSTLSETTDTSDQKDHVEDTAKALEEDFLKRYIEGEQQYNKEFLKWQAGMSIDIVKVREIILPLFEHARLNSDIYLHLHKWTSGHYYFHHPLAVGLISGAIAEKLNFENGMIIQAALAGILADCGLAKVPMNILKNSSFSTSENEKELRKHPLHSYNMVKELKLLKQEAKIAIFQHHERLDGTGYSMGDKGEKIHPLSRVVAVADTFCAMIAQKDDRKQVPPFKALEILKEDYFGKFDIAAVKALISIFTKIGPGTKVQLSNGQRGSVLFMKQQYPTRPLVQLAGDSSIVDLEKMRELYIEEIL, from the coding sequence ATGTATATAAAAGTCGAGGAGTTGCGAGCGGGGGATTTATTGCAAGATGATGTCATGGGAAAAACATCCTGCCCCTTAATTGCTAAAAATACAATCTTAACGGATCGTCATATTGAATTGTTAAAAGCTTTTTTGATCGAGGAAGTAGATATTCAAACAGATGGTTCTACTTTATCAGAAACAACAGACACTTCGGACCAAAAAGATCATGTGGAAGATACAGCAAAGGCTTTAGAAGAAGACTTTTTGAAACGGTACATTGAAGGTGAGCAACAATACAATAAAGAGTTTCTTAAATGGCAAGCGGGCATGAGCATCGATATAGTAAAGGTTCGAGAAATTATTCTTCCTTTATTTGAACATGCCCGATTGAATTCTGATATTTACCTACACCTACATAAATGGACGAGTGGGCATTATTATTTTCATCATCCCCTTGCGGTAGGATTAATTAGCGGTGCGATCGCCGAAAAATTAAATTTTGAAAATGGAATGATTATTCAAGCTGCCCTCGCTGGTATATTAGCTGACTGCGGCTTAGCGAAAGTGCCTATGAATATTTTGAAAAATAGCAGTTTCTCTACTAGTGAAAATGAAAAAGAATTAAGAAAGCATCCTCTGCATAGTTACAACATGGTGAAAGAGTTGAAATTATTGAAACAAGAGGCGAAAATAGCTATTTTTCAGCACCACGAAAGATTAGATGGTACCGGGTATTCTATGGGAGACAAGGGAGAAAAAATTCACCCGCTTTCACGAGTTGTTGCAGTAGCTGATACATTTTGTGCGATGATTGCTCAAAAGGATGATCGTAAGCAGGTACCACCTTTTAAAGCACTTGAAATATTAAAGGAAGACTATTTTGGTAAATTCGATATAGCAGCGGTGAAAGCTTTAATTTCTATTTTTACTAAAATTGGTCCGGGAACAAAAGTACAGTTATCTAACGGTCAACGAGGCAGTGTGCTATTTATGAAACAACAGTATCCAACAAGACCATTAGTGCAACTTGCCGGAGATAGCAGTATTGTCGATTTAGAAAAAATGAGAGAACTTTATATAGAAGAAATTTTATAA
- a CDS encoding glutathione peroxidase, with product MDSIYEIQVKKINGESVSLSNYKGQVLLIVNTASKCGFTPQFTELQALYEKYKEQGLEVLGFPSDQFMNQEFVENDQIMEFCKVNYGVSFPMFAKTEVKGSNANPLFQFLTEKQSGLLTGSIKWNFTKFLVNREGEVIGRYAPQTSPSKMEGDIQKLL from the coding sequence ATGGATTCTATCTATGAGATTCAAGTAAAAAAAATAAATGGTGAATCGGTTTCTCTATCTAATTATAAAGGACAAGTATTATTGATTGTGAACACTGCTAGTAAATGCGGTTTTACCCCTCAATTTACAGAACTGCAAGCACTTTATGAAAAGTATAAAGAACAAGGGTTGGAAGTGTTAGGTTTTCCCAGTGATCAGTTTATGAATCAAGAGTTTGTTGAAAATGATCAAATTATGGAGTTTTGCAAAGTGAACTATGGTGTATCTTTCCCGATGTTTGCGAAAACAGAAGTAAAAGGTTCCAATGCGAATCCTTTATTTCAATTTTTGACGGAAAAACAATCGGGATTATTGACTGGAAGCATTAAATGGAACTTCACTAAGTTTTTAGTGAACAGAGAAGGGGAAGTGATTGGTCGCTACGCCCCGCAAACAAGCCCTTCTAAAATGGAAGGTGACATTCAGAAGCTTTTATAA